One region of Priestia megaterium genomic DNA includes:
- a CDS encoding aldo/keto reductase — protein MENLQSTTTLANGVKMPWLGLGVYKVEDGQEVVDSVKYAIKAGYKSIDTAKIYENEEGVGQAIKESGVSREELFVTSKVWNADQGYDTTLQAFETSLNKLGLEYLDLYLIHWPVEGKYKDTWKALEKLYKDGKIRAIGVSNFQVHHLEDLIADAEVKPMVNQIEFHPLLTQTEVREYCKKQGIQVEAWSPLAQGELLDNEVLTQIAEKHGKSTAQVILRWDLQNEVVTIPKSTKEHRIIQNADVFDFELNAEEVEKINALNQNHRVGPDPDNFDF, from the coding sequence ATGGAAAACTTACAGTCAACGACGACCTTAGCAAACGGCGTGAAAATGCCTTGGTTAGGTTTAGGTGTTTATAAAGTAGAAGATGGTCAAGAAGTTGTAGATTCAGTTAAATATGCAATCAAAGCTGGATACAAAAGCATTGATACGGCTAAAATTTATGAAAATGAAGAAGGCGTGGGACAAGCGATCAAAGAATCAGGTGTTTCTCGCGAAGAACTATTTGTTACATCAAAAGTGTGGAATGCAGATCAAGGATATGACACAACTCTTCAAGCGTTTGAAACAAGCTTAAACAAGCTAGGTCTTGAATATTTAGATTTATACTTAATTCACTGGCCGGTTGAAGGTAAGTATAAAGATACGTGGAAAGCACTTGAAAAGCTTTATAAAGACGGGAAGATTCGTGCAATCGGCGTATCGAATTTCCAAGTGCATCATCTAGAAGACTTAATTGCAGATGCAGAAGTTAAGCCGATGGTAAACCAAATCGAATTTCATCCACTTTTAACACAAACAGAAGTGCGTGAATACTGCAAAAAACAAGGAATCCAAGTGGAAGCATGGTCACCGCTTGCACAAGGTGAGCTGCTTGATAACGAAGTGTTAACTCAAATTGCTGAAAAGCACGGAAAATCAACTGCTCAAGTTATCTTACGTTGGGACTTGCAAAACGAAGTAGTAACGATTCCTAAGTCAACAAAAGAACATCGTATTATCCAAAATGCAGACGTATTTGATTTTGAATTAAATGCAGAAGAAGTTGAAAAAATTAACGCATTAAATCAAAATCATCGCGTAGGTCCAGATCCAGATAACTTTGACTTTTAA
- a CDS encoding SDR family oxidoreductase, with the protein MKMSGNTILITGGASGIGLALAERFLKEGNEVIICGRRESKLQEAKERFPSLHTKVCDVSIEESRVELVKWATERFPKLNVIVNNAGIQQRVNLLHMHEEWQYYEKELMSNVSAPIHLTSLLIPHFVQQERAAVINVTSGLSLTPGAWVPVYSATKAALRSFTISLRHQVEETNTEVIEILPPAVNTDLGGPGLHTFGAPLDDFADSIFEELKKGKIEIGYGDSAKRLHASKEEIEKATAQAWRGFLKNNPEFLKPKA; encoded by the coding sequence ATGAAAATGTCAGGAAACACTATTTTAATTACGGGCGGAGCGTCTGGAATTGGATTGGCGCTTGCAGAACGTTTTTTAAAGGAAGGAAATGAAGTTATTATTTGTGGAAGAAGGGAATCAAAGCTGCAAGAAGCAAAAGAAAGATTCCCTTCGTTACATACAAAAGTGTGCGACGTATCAATAGAAGAAAGCAGAGTAGAGCTGGTAAAGTGGGCGACTGAAAGGTTCCCAAAATTAAATGTTATTGTGAATAATGCAGGCATTCAGCAGCGCGTAAATCTTTTACACATGCACGAAGAGTGGCAGTATTACGAAAAAGAACTAATGAGTAATGTAAGTGCTCCTATTCATTTAACTTCGCTATTGATTCCTCATTTCGTTCAACAAGAACGTGCTGCGGTTATTAACGTAACGTCGGGGCTGTCTTTAACACCTGGAGCATGGGTGCCAGTTTACAGCGCAACAAAAGCGGCGTTAAGGTCGTTTACGATTAGTTTAAGACATCAAGTAGAAGAAACAAATACCGAAGTGATAGAAATTCTTCCTCCAGCCGTGAACACGGATTTAGGAGGACCGGGACTTCATACATTTGGAGCACCGCTTGATGACTTTGCTGATTCAATATTTGAAGAACTGAAAAAAGGCAAAATCGAAATTGGCTATGGAGACAGCGCTAAAAGGCTTCATGCTTCTAAAGAAGAAATTGAGAAAGCTACAGCACAGGCTTGGAGGGGATTTTTGAAAAATAATCCTGAATTTTTAAAACCCAAGGCGTGA